A DNA window from Prochlorococcus marinus XMU1406 contains the following coding sequences:
- the rpsN gene encoding 30S ribosomal protein S14, producing MAKKSMIAREVKRKKLVKKYAAKRKSLLDEFNAAKDPMERLEIHRKIQGLPRNSAPNRVRNRCWATGKPRGVYRDFGLCRNQLRQRAHNGELPGVVKSSW from the coding sequence ATGGCAAAAAAGTCCATGATTGCGAGAGAGGTCAAACGCAAAAAGCTTGTGAAAAAATATGCTGCAAAAAGGAAATCACTCTTAGATGAATTCAATGCCGCAAAAGATCCAATGGAAAGGTTAGAAATACATAGAAAGATTCAAGGGCTTCCAAGAAACTCTGCTCCAAATAGAGTACGGAATAGATGTTGGGCAACTGGTAAACCTAGAGGAGTTTATAGAGACTTTGGACTTTGCAGAAATCAATTAAGGCAAAGAGCTCACAACGGTGAACTACCTGGGGTAGTTAAATCAAGTTGGTAA
- a CDS encoding polyribonucleotide nucleotidyltransferase, which yields MEGQNKSITFDGREIRLTTGLYAPQASGSVMIECGDTSLLVTATKTVKKETSDFLPLICDYEEKLYAAGRIPGGFMRREGRPPERATLISRLIDRPMRPLFPAWMRDEIQIVASCLSLDERVPADVLAVTGASIATLLGEIPFYGPMAAVRVGLIGDDFILNPSYREIEKGDLDIVVAGSPDGIVMIEAGANQLSEQDTIEAIDFGYEAVSELIKSQEDLLKDLGIKNIKPSDPEEDKTLSSYLEKNCTKGIELVLKKFDQSKDARDLELEKIKVETQVKIESLKEDNQIKVLLSENDKLLSADFKKLTKKLMRSQIINDGKRVDGRDLDEVRKISASAGILPKRVHGSALFQRGLTQVLSTTTLGTPSDAQEMDDLNPSTEKTYLHHYNFPPYSVGETRPMRTPGRREIGHGALAERAIIPVLPGKETFPYVLRVVSEVLSSNGSTSMGSVCGSTLSLLDAGVPLKAPVGGTAMGLIKEGKEVRILTDIQGIEDFLGDMDFKVAGTEKGITALQMDMKITGLPVSIISDAIKKARPARLHILEKMQEAIDKPQESLSPHAPRLLSFRIDPELIGTVIGPGGRTIKGITERTNTKIDIEDGGIVTIASHDGAAAEEAQKIIEGLTRKVHEGEIFSGIVTRIIPIGAFVEILPGKEGMVHISQLSEARVERVEDVVRQGDEVTVRVREIDSRGRINLTLRGVGQNNGMSYPEPTPTPVAPLN from the coding sequence GTGGAAGGACAAAATAAGTCGATCACGTTTGACGGACGAGAGATACGACTAACTACAGGACTATATGCTCCTCAAGCAAGTGGATCAGTAATGATTGAATGTGGTGACACTTCTCTATTGGTTACAGCGACAAAAACTGTAAAAAAAGAAACATCAGACTTTCTACCTCTAATATGTGACTATGAGGAAAAACTTTATGCTGCTGGTAGAATTCCAGGTGGCTTTATGAGGAGGGAAGGGCGCCCACCAGAAAGAGCGACTTTAATTTCAAGATTGATTGATAGGCCAATGAGGCCACTTTTCCCCGCATGGATGAGAGACGAGATTCAAATCGTCGCATCTTGCCTTTCTCTAGATGAAAGAGTTCCAGCGGATGTTTTGGCTGTCACTGGGGCTTCAATAGCAACATTACTTGGAGAAATTCCATTTTATGGGCCTATGGCTGCAGTTAGAGTTGGGCTTATTGGAGATGATTTCATCTTAAATCCAAGCTACAGAGAGATAGAGAAAGGAGATTTAGACATCGTTGTCGCAGGATCACCTGACGGTATTGTCATGATTGAGGCAGGTGCTAACCAACTATCAGAACAAGACACTATCGAAGCTATAGATTTTGGTTATGAGGCAGTATCTGAACTAATTAAATCTCAAGAAGATTTACTAAAAGATTTAGGAATAAAAAATATTAAACCCTCGGACCCTGAGGAAGATAAAACATTGTCCTCTTATTTAGAGAAAAATTGTACAAAAGGTATTGAGTTGGTTTTAAAGAAATTTGATCAGTCCAAAGATGCAAGAGATCTTGAACTTGAAAAAATAAAAGTTGAAACTCAAGTTAAAATTGAATCTTTGAAGGAGGACAACCAAATAAAGGTTCTTCTATCAGAAAATGATAAGTTATTAAGTGCTGACTTTAAAAAACTCACCAAGAAATTAATGAGGTCGCAAATCATTAATGATGGGAAAAGAGTTGATGGAAGAGATCTTGACGAAGTTAGAAAAATATCAGCTTCAGCGGGAATTCTTCCAAAAAGGGTCCATGGATCGGCTTTATTTCAAAGAGGTTTAACCCAAGTTTTATCTACAACTACATTGGGGACTCCTAGTGATGCTCAAGAAATGGACGATCTCAATCCAAGCACAGAAAAAACTTATCTCCATCACTATAATTTCCCTCCATATTCAGTAGGAGAAACCAGACCGATGAGAACTCCTGGGAGAAGAGAAATTGGCCATGGAGCATTAGCTGAGAGAGCAATAATCCCTGTGCTCCCTGGGAAAGAAACATTTCCTTATGTGCTTAGGGTAGTAAGCGAAGTTTTAAGTTCTAACGGATCCACTTCAATGGGTTCTGTTTGTGGAAGTACACTTTCATTATTAGATGCAGGGGTTCCCTTAAAAGCACCAGTAGGTGGTACTGCTATGGGTTTAATCAAAGAAGGCAAAGAAGTACGAATTCTCACAGATATTCAAGGAATTGAGGACTTTCTTGGAGACATGGACTTTAAAGTTGCTGGTACTGAAAAGGGAATAACTGCGTTACAAATGGATATGAAAATTACAGGATTACCTGTATCTATTATTTCTGATGCAATTAAAAAAGCTCGTCCAGCAAGATTACATATCTTAGAAAAAATGCAAGAGGCAATAGATAAACCTCAAGAATCCCTTTCTCCTCATGCGCCTCGACTTTTAAGCTTTAGAATTGATCCTGAGCTTATAGGAACAGTTATTGGACCTGGAGGAAGAACTATAAAAGGAATTACTGAAAGAACAAATACAAAAATAGATATAGAAGATGGTGGAATCGTAACTATTGCTTCTCATGATGGAGCTGCTGCAGAAGAAGCTCAAAAGATAATAGAGGGATTAACCCGTAAGGTTCATGAAGGTGAGATCTTCTCTGGAATAGTAACAAGAATAATTCCTATAGGTGCTTTCGTAGAAATATTACCTGGCAAAGAAGGGATGGTTCACATTTCTCAGTTATCGGAAGCAAGGGTTGAGAGAGTCGAAGATGTAGTTAGACAAGGAGATGAGGTGACTGTAAGAGTTAGAGAAATTGATAGCAGAGGAAGAATTAACCTTACATTAAGAGGTGTAGGACAAAATAATGGAATGTCTTATCCAGAACCAACCCCGACTCCTGTTGCTCCACT